The nucleotide sequence CTCTACAGCTACTCGTTTGCGCCTAACCCAAACTGGACCCGAACTTACGGCAGGCAACACGAAATCCTCGCTTACCTGCGCAAGGTCGCGGGCGACAACGACGTGGTGCAGCACATACGTTTCGATTCTGAACTTCTCGATGCGCGGTGGGAGGACCGCGAGAACCAGTGGAGGATCAAAACGAGCAGCGGATCACTCACGGCGCGCATACTCGTTACGGCAACAGGGCTTTTCACCGACGCGTCGATTCCCAGGCTGCCGGGACTCGAACGGTTCGAAGGGGCGAAGTTCCACTCGCTGCACTGGGATCATGACCACGACCTGACTGGGGAACGTGTCGCAGTCATCGGTACAGGTGCCTCGGCTGTGCAGTTCATCCCGGAGATTCAGCCGATCATCAAGCATCTCACTGTCTTTCAGCGCAGTGCTCCGTGGATCGTCACCCGCATGGACCGGCCAACTCTGGCACTCGAGCGTGCGCTGTTGCGCCACGTTCCGGGCATGCAGCGCGGATTGCGCGCCGCGTATTACGGCATGATCGAGAGCTTCGGTCTGCCGGGTTTCGTCGACCGCCGGTTCCGGCATCCCTTCGAAGCGCTCGGGAGAATGCAACTGCTCCGGCAGGTTCGTGACCCGGAACTCCGGCGCAAACTGACGCCCGACTACATGATTGGCTGCAAGCGTGCGATCTTCTCGGACTCGTACTTTCCCGCACTGACCCAGTCGAATGTCACAGTCGCAACGAGTGGGATCCGGGAGATCGGACGGCACAGCATCACCACCCACGACGGCCGTGAGTATCCGGTTGACACCATCATCTTCGGTACTGGCTTCACCATGCCGGCAGGCGCTGGATCGCGGATTTTCGGCCGAGACGGCACGTCGATGGGGGAACGGTACGAGCAGCGCCCCCAAAGCTATCTCGGTGTCGCGACCACTGGCTTTCCTAACGCTTTTTCGATTCTGGGCCCGTTCGGCGCCGTAGGAAACCAGTCCGCGATCTTCATGATCGAACTGCAGATCAGTTACATCATCGACGCACTCAACAAACTCGACACCATTGGGGCTCAGCGTGTCGAGGTCCGGCCCGACGTGCAAGACGCATTCCTCGCCGAAGTCGAGCAACGCAGCGAACACACGGTGTGGCTCCAAGGCGGGTGTAACAGCTACTACACGACGGCCGACGGCCGGAACGCGGGACTGTACCCGAACTGGAGCTTCGAATATCGAAGCCGCGTCAAGCAATTCAACACCGACGATTATCAGATCAAGGCGGGCTGAGAAGTGACAAGTACTGCACTGGATGTGCGTGGCAAAGTCGCGCTGGTTACCGGCGGCGGGGGCGGGATCGGCTTCGAGGTTGCACGGCACCTAGCTGACCGCGGTGCCCGCGTTGCGATTTTCGATGTCGACGAAGCCGCCGCCATCGGTGCAGCGGAGGCAATTGGCCAGGGTGCGCGTGGCCTGGGCGTGAACGTGGCGGATCGGGAAGCGATGACGCTGGCGGTCAAGAAAATCCAGGCTGACCTTGGCCCCGTCGCGGTCGTCGTCGCCAACGCTGGCGTCACTCCACAACCAGCCACGCTGCGGCTCATGGACGACGCGGAGTTCGATCGAGTCGTGGGCATCAACCTCACGGGCGTGTACAACACTGTCCGCCCCGTACTC is from Hoyosella subflava DQS3-9A1 and encodes:
- a CDS encoding flavin-containing monooxygenase; this translates as MTRSSHGEHAGVAIIGAGFAGIGLSVKLREAGFTDFVVLERASEIGGVWRDNTYPGCACDVPSHLYSYSFAPNPNWTRTYGRQHEILAYLRKVAGDNDVVQHIRFDSELLDARWEDRENQWRIKTSSGSLTARILVTATGLFTDASIPRLPGLERFEGAKFHSLHWDHDHDLTGERVAVIGTGASAVQFIPEIQPIIKHLTVFQRSAPWIVTRMDRPTLALERALLRHVPGMQRGLRAAYYGMIESFGLPGFVDRRFRHPFEALGRMQLLRQVRDPELRRKLTPDYMIGCKRAIFSDSYFPALTQSNVTVATSGIREIGRHSITTHDGREYPVDTIIFGTGFTMPAGAGSRIFGRDGTSMGERYEQRPQSYLGVATTGFPNAFSILGPFGAVGNQSAIFMIELQISYIIDALNKLDTIGAQRVEVRPDVQDAFLAEVEQRSEHTVWLQGGCNSYYTTADGRNAGLYPNWSFEYRSRVKQFNTDDYQIKAG